The Rosa rugosa chromosome 1, drRosRugo1.1, whole genome shotgun sequence genomic sequence GAAGACAGCGATGATGAGTTGGAGTCCGATGATGAGGAGGATAACAATATGAGGCCCAGGATTGCTGAGGTATGGGAGGGACCAACCGGTAGAGACTTTGATCCTGTTGGtagagatgctcatcatatgaaCGGATTCATGGACCGCTACCAACAAATTAGATCTGAGCAGAGTCACTCCAACCTTCAGGAAGACCTCATTCAACACTTTTGGGAATTTCAAGGCAATAGGAGTATCTAGATCTgctatttgtgtgtgttttctattagtttttatgtttttaattatgtttggcAAAGTCTactttagtttttatgtttttaattatgtttgtgtggtttctactttcgtttttattttttaattatgtttgtgtggtttcatttagcttttcatttgtaagggtattattcaaataaattttcatttcatcaatctaatattacataagtgaaaaaccaagcattggaatcataacaatacaattatttaaaatatataactccctaattttcctaatcctcatcttcattaggaatccaatttgtgtttgtgGGGTCATCCATATGGTTGGGGTTGGTGGATTCACCCGAAGAGAAAGGTGGGGAAGGGACAccaccggtgaatggtggttgtgggaagccaccggggaaaggagATTGTGGATAATACccaccggggaaaggaggttgtggatagccaccggggaaaggaggttgtggatagccaccggggaaaggaggttgtggataatatccaccggtgaatggtggttgtgggaagcCAGATCCACGGGTTGCATCTTCAGCTTCTTTctccgcaatttttttttgttttctttgccagTAATTCTTTTTGGTTGGCGTCATCTTACTTGTGTCCatctccataatacgctcttccctctcttgatTTTTGAATTCCCTCTCTTGAATATCCAATTGCAAGCGTATATAATCTCGTTGTTGTTGGTCACGGAGATGTCGAGCATATTCCTCATCACGTTTCTCCTTGGCAGACAG encodes the following:
- the LOC133718782 gene encoding uncharacterized protein LOC133718782, with product MIDEVRQAQDLWRAAMTKSKGKQKKGDFISLECYEIVKGFQQFDDIPNHSFSAGGTSRGGTERMHTQQSVPDSHVQLDIDADEVNADATPNPSVRPQGKKAAKEALRKGKKASNDSSPLTAAVETIATNQTSMLSAKEKRDEEYARHLRDQQQRDYIRLQLDIQEREFKNQEREERIMEMDTSKMTPTKKNYWQRKQKKIAEKEAEDATRGSGFPQPPFTGGYYPQPPFPGGYPQPPFPGGYPQPPFPGGYYPQSPFPGGFPQPPFTGGVPSPPFSSGESTNPNHMDDPTNTNWIPNEDED